The DNA segment AGTCAAGTACATAGATCCTCTCCCCGAGAACAAAACGGCCTCGGCTCCACAAAGGGGAATGACCTGCATTTCCCTTGCACAGTGAAGGTCACCCACAAGCCTGTCTCCGGGCCAGCGCTCCCAGGGCTTCCTACTCCTCCACCAGCTTTCTGCTCCGAAAGACCAGAGACCATGGCTAACAGCCCTCACCTGCCGGCTCTCGGGGGTGCCAGAGGCGGGGTGGGACGCGGCACCCAGTCAAGGACAAGAGTAGAATGAGTCACCTGGGCCAAAGGAAACAGTCTCGTCAAGAAATCAACTCCTGTGGCAAGAGGCACCTCAGCCTTCTCACCCAAGCACGACCTCACCTTCCCCCTAGAGCCGCCGAAGCCGCTCTGCAGAACTGTCTGCACCGCACCAACCCCCTCAGAGAGACCGGCTTGCTTATCCAATATGGCGGCCTCGGCTAACCTCGCCCGCCGGGCCCGGAGAACGGGAAGCCAGGAGGGACTAGAAGTCCCAGATTCGACAATTTCCCCCGCTCAGGTTGAGTTCGGCAATTTCCGTCAGCTGGCAAGGGGGCGGGGCGAAGGGCCAGTCGGTTGGAAGGGGCgggagcgggggcggggtgggggtggtagaGCTTGGAACCGCAGTTCCGCCGGAAGTAGTCAGGCTCCTGAGGCCGGGCGTTTTCGGTCATTTCCGGCACTTCAAGGGCGGTTCCTGTAGTGTTCCGGGGCCGCGCGGTACTTATTTAAGAAACACCCTTTTGTATCAGTTTATTTCTAAACACAAAGGCCTGCGAATAACATGTGGGCCGTTCAAATCAGAGCCACCCAGTTTTACTTTGAAGATGTGGAGATTAACGTACTTTGACCTTTAACCTTCGGCCCCGTGCGGCAGAGGGAAACGCCTCCGTCTCTATATAAGGCCTTTTCCGGCCTTCGGCGGCCCCTTTTCCCTTTTAGCGCTAGGCGCTCGTTCCCCGCGCTCGCGTTCTTCCCCCCGCTGCTGCCCCGTTCCGCGATCCGCTGGCGCCATGGGTTTTGGAGACCTGAAAACCCCTGCCGGCCTCCAAGTGCTCAACGACTACCTGGCGGACAAGAGCTACATCGAGGGGTGAGGACGGGCTTCGGGCTGGGGCCGGGCACCTGCGGTCGGGCCACGTGGCGCGGCCTTTGCCGCCTCTGGGGAAAAGGCAGCGGGCCTGCGAGGGGTGAGGGATTAAACGTGTGCTTTCTTTCCGTTGACGTGGTTCAGCCGGGTTTTCCTGCGGCTTCACTCGGTTAGCGAGTGTAAGCCTGTAGGTCTGGGTTAGAGGTTACAATCTTTGAGGTCCACCAAGTAGCAGGGATTTCTCGGGATAGCGCAGAGGACCAAACACGTGGTCCCTGATCTCGAGTTTACTGAAAAACCGGGCAGCTTAGGTTGCCAGGGAGCAAATGGGCCAGTTCCCAGGAATAAGTTAGACAGGGGTGGCGTTTGTCATTTATTTGCTGGcgttggtggtttttttttttttcttttaaaggcgAGTGTAATTATTTTTGTGTCCGCGGCAGGTATGTGCCATCACAAGCAGACGTGGCGGTATTTGAAGCAGTCTCCGGCCCCCCACCTGCCGACTTGTATCATGCCCTACGTTGGTATAATCACATCAAGTCGTACGAAAAGGAAAAGGCCAGGTAAGATTATCTTGGTATTTGTCTGAAGAGCAGGATGCTTTCTAAACTTAAACCCAAGATTTAACACCTGACCAAATGGGACCCAGGctactttttagttttgttgggaTATTGTGAGCTAAGTATCTTTGTGACTTGAGAAGGCCAAGAGACTGAAGTCCTCCGTTTTTTCACAGAACAGGTAGAACATGGACAACAGCAGTTCAACTTTTCCCCACACTGCCCAGACAATGTGCCTCGACCCTGACCTGGGGGGCCCACCTCTGGGGTGAGAGGGTGGCTCATTCATTCAGTACTTGGCCATTCTTCTGAAACTGCCAACAAGGGTGGAAGTTTGGGGAAGTGGACTCCAGTTCACTAAGAATGGAACTGAGCATACTTAATGAAATCTCAAACTGAAATATTCATACTGAAAGAGTAAATCCTAGTGAGTATTGAATGTAATAACGTCTCACATGCTACTAATGTTTGTTGGGTGAGGAGGTAAAGATGCAAAAGTATTTATCTGGGAGTGGTTAGGGGTAAATTCGTAGTACAAAAGGGTTCTATTGATAAATAGGGATGGAAACAAGTTCTGGTGTATGGTCTGAAAAAGAACATCGTACGCATTTCATCGTGattgaacttaaaaatttttttcaagcctTCCAGGAGTGAAGAAAGCTTTGGGCAAGTATGGCCCTGCTAATGTGGAAGACACCACAGGAAGTGGAGCAACAGATAGTAAAGACGATGATGATATTGATCTCTTCGGTTCTGATGATGAGGAGGTATGACATACATGAATACGTATGTTGAGCTTAGTTGTAGGCTCTGGTGAAATTGCCTGGATTTGAATTTTGGTTTCACCGCTTTGTTACCTACCTGACTTAAAAATGATGAGTAAAACCAAATCACCATCTTTCGGCTGAGCTCGTGATGGATTTGCTTTTTTCTGATGAGACTGGTCTTTGTTGTGATGGTCCACTAGCTTTTGAGCTGAGGAACAACTAGCTTTgtgaaatgaatttaatttttcttcataggaAAGCGAAGAAGCAAAGCGGCTAAGAGAGGAACGCCTTGCACAATATGAGTCAAAGAAAGCCAAAAGTAGGTCATTTTATAATTTGTGCTGCTTTGATTTTATAATAATGTGAGTAATTTCATTTGAAGCTTGCTCACCAAAGtaatttcctcctttgttgaataGGTCAGTATTTTAAAACCCGTGTAGGTGGCTCTTCATAAAACTTCCACAGCTACTGGTCTGCAGCCGCTCTTATGGTAGCAGTTGTGGCATTCCTCTGTGGGAAAGAAACTGTCACACAATTAAATACCTCTTTCTTAGCACGACAGAAAGTGGGCATGTGAGTGACAAACAGATGACTTCTGTGGTTTTGTTGGGCTGAGGAGATGACCCACCGGAAAACAGATGAcgattttaaaaatgtcttccactaaaatgaagaaaacgTAATTGAGTGTCTGAGTAATGCTGTTTGTGCTCTTTTTAGAACCTGCGCTTGTTGCCAAGTCTTCCATCTTACTAGATGTGAAACCTTGGGACGATGAGACAGATATGGCAAAACTAGAGGAGTGCGTCCGAAGCATTCAAGCAGACGGCTTGGTTTGGGGCTCTTGTGAGTTCAGTCTTTACTTTCTGAAAATAGCATCTGGAGTTTGCATAATTACCACCTTTGTCAAAGAACAGGCCCTTTCTAAGGTTTTTTTCTTGATGCTCTTTCAGCTAAACTAGTTCCAGTGGGGTATGGAATCAAAAAACTTCAAATACAGTGTGTAGTGGAAGATGATAAAGTTGGAACAGATATGCTGGAGGAGCGGATCACTGCTTTTGAGGACTATGTGCAGTCCATGGACGTGGCTGCTTTTAATAAGATCTAATGTTCATTGTAGATAATTGCccttaaataaaagcttgaagaCAACTGTTGACTCTGACTCTTACATGgggtggtttttatatttttcccattttgaggGAAGAAACTCAATGGATGtgtaattcaaaaatataaatttgggtCAGCATTGTTAGATATTTAGCCCAAATTAGTAGAAATGGACTCGATCGTAGTATAGTTTCTGGACCCAATGCACGAGGGTACCACTTTGACCACAATATTGCAAGTTTCATATTTGCcttgttttcaaaagaaactcTATAAATTTCACTTGTGGAAATTTTGGATTAAGAAATttgacaaggggtgcctgggtggcttagttggtagagcgccgaactcttgatttcagctcaggttgtgatcccagggttgtgggttggagctccatgttgggctctgccctgagcatgaagcctgcttaagattctgtctgggtggctcagttggttaagtgtcttcacttcgactcaggtcgtgatctcatggttactGAGCCCCAATAGggttctctgctctcagcacagagcctgctttgaatcctctgtctacctctctctctgcgccccccaccccatgctctctcaaaaataaacgtttaaaaaagattttctgcccatttgccctgcttgtgcatgtgtgcaggcACTTcctaaagctaaaaaaaaaagataaattttctaCTAGATTTTTAGCCCTGCAGGTTTATAATGGTTCAGACCTTGGGTACTTTTGCAGGGAGTTAACCAAGTTAATACCCAGGCTGGTTTTCCTCAGTGGGGATGTTGGGGGTATTTTAATGTTTGCTGGAATACTCAATGAAATTAAGTgttgagaaaaggaaattaagtgtTGAGATGGACCAATGACTTCAATTGCAGATGAAGTatagtaaaactttggtttgcgagcataatttatTCTGGAAACGTGTTTacaatccaaagcacttgtatgtcaaagcaaatttccctttaagaaatattggaaactcagatgattcgttccacaacccagaAACATTCATGTAAAAAGGATTACAGTACTGTaatttaacacaaaataataaaatacaaaatataaagaaaaattaacttgcATGTACCTTTGAAAACcctcatggctggtgtgagggaggtgagagaggagggttattgtgcaGGATGACTTTCACCATCACTAATGAATGTTGActacagtttttttattttgaaagaaggatcagagcgagaatcccaagcaggctcccccctgtaagcacggagcccagtggggctcgaactcaaaaattgagatcatgagctgagctgaaacccaagagtcaAAAGACgattaacccaccaagccacccagacaccacaacTACAGTACAATGTTGAGAGACTTGTCATATATGTACTTAacgtaactggcaataaggcagcagagggtctctatctgcaggcagcctgacctagaatgaagcaaggcattcctaagcttactcttgtatggacaAGCAAAGGACTGCCcagaggtgctttgaagtgacaaaaaaatacactagtgccagacACACTTCCAatgaaaaatcattgatttctgccaaacaccacagcctgagagcAAGCATCTGAGcgtgggagacaatcacccacggTCTGCAGCAAGAAAGAGAACCATTGGTTTAGTTGTGATTTGACGTTTGGCACCAGATACCACTTGTATTGCAAGAccttgctcgtttatcaagttaaaattgagaaatgtttgctcatcttgcagaacaagttactcgcagtacaaggttttactgtaatttgtTGTCACCTAAGGATCTTCAAGTCGGGGGTTACTCGAGACTGAAACTTCACACAATTAACAAATTCCACTTGAAAGCAGTATGATAGGAGATGGGGTGTGCAGTGTTACTAAAGGGACACCTGACCCCGAGGAGGGAAATCAGCTCCAGGGAAAGATTCCCAAATTTGTCACAAATTACAACAACCATTCGTCAGGCAGATGCTGCAAGTTGAAAACAATGCCTCATTGACTGTTAAGGGAGAGCTTGTTTTAAGGGTTTTTGGCAGTGCGGTTTTTGAGTAGCAGTGTCTTGGGAAGGGTGTTTACAGGTAATTAATTCCCAGGCTGTGGTTCATAAGCCTGGCTTGGGTGTGCAGGTGGGGACCGAGTGGCACATTTTACTTGGATTTGGAAATATGAGAACCTATTGGGAAGGGACTTCCATACTGCGGTCTTGCTGCAGGTAAATACTGAGATGAAGGCAGTATGTCTAAGTCAAGCATACTTGACTTACTGGAATACTGGAAGCAGCCGCATCATAGTTTGGAATATATGCAacctttggccttttttttttttttttttttaccgtagTTTTTATGAAAGAGTTTAGGAATTATATCTTGAAGTCTTATTTTTGTGGTCCCTATAGACCAAAGAGATGAAATGATATGTTTGAGGTCAGAATTTTCCTAGCCAAATCAGACAGTGCTATTCTTTTCCTCTCAGTTGGATTTTCTTTATATGGGAGACCACTTTACATGTGGGAAATTGTTTACATtcgaaagaaaatgtatttaatcagTGCTTCTATGTATTGATGACTACAATCTGCACTAAGCAGTATTTCCACCCTCATGAGGAATTTTCCAATTGTCAGTGTTATGAGAGCCAGCAGAGGGCAGTGCTTCATTTTCTGGAGAACCAGAGCCTGGAGATTATGGAACTGTTGCTATGGAAAGATCGAGATGTAGCAACTGGGGAATAGTAGCCCCAAATCATTCACAATCGTTGACATGTTAAAGGGATTGAGCTCAGCCAAAATGTAACATATTGATAAAAACTAATGATTAAAAATttggttaaaagtaaaaggagttAGAACAGTCAATTCAAACTGCAGCTGTCTTGCAAATCtcaaaatgataaatgataaacatgtgactttaaaaatcttcacagcctcaaatatttttattggtatcttttaatttttattttaaaaaaagtacagtaGCATAGTTCAAAAATCAAGGCGTTATACAGTGAAGTCTGTCTCCctacccccccaaccccaggcctcCTGTTTACCTCCATAAAAGCAACCAATCAATGTCAACAAGTCCTTAGGTCTTTCCAAAACTAGTCTAAACATAGAGTAACTGTAGCATACAATACAAGGTGTTCTGCACCTTTTACTTTGTCCATCGAAATAGACTTGGATGTCTTGGAAATTATATCTTGGATATTCCATATTGTATTTATAAAGCTTCCTGGTTTGCTAATAGTTACATAATCCTTTGTCTCATAGCTTATTTGACTGGTCTGTTTACTGGAGCTTTCGATGGCCTTCAGTTTTCTGCTGTTAGAAGCAATGCTCACATTTCATGTGAGCCAGTATACCGAGCGACCTGTTTTTGAGCCATGGGGCGCAGAAAGCATATGTATACAtagaaaatgagatatttttgtttgtttctgacttTGGAGAATTAAGATAAAAGaggccacctttttttttttttttttttgacgccCCAGAAGTGATTACAGTAACTCagaccatatttatttttcatgttcagCATCCCTAGCACAAGGCTGGGAACCGTGTGGGAATTCAAAATGATTCATTCAGTATCCTGTCAGAtgctataaaaatacaaaagagttaAGAAAACTACAATAGGGAGTTGTCTCAAAcacataaaattgttaaaaattagtCATTATGTGATTAGGCAAGTAATCCAAAAAATAGTTcagagggtcagggaaggctagaattgaaaagtttttttaaagaagttgggACTTGAGCTGGATGGACCTTGATTGGTAATTTGTAaaaaagggaaacacacacacacaaaagaaagaaaacacgtGAAaattccgggggtggggggtaaaaaGCCAGAATGATAAAGGCAGGAATAAGAATGGACAGTGACACATTTGGGAGGCAATTAGATCAATCTGGCTGGTGTTTGCAATATCTGTTTGGTATTAGGGTGGGGTCATGTTGTACATTCAGCCTGGCTCCTGTGAGGGCAGCGTGGGGCAGAGACTTGAAGGTTTCCAAGCCAGATAATGACAAAGGCAGACAGCTTTGACCTGGAGTTGGTGTAGATGGAAGCTTCTGAAGCAAAGGGCTGTTAAAACCCTACCATAAGTGAAAACGGCTAACTTACCGCATGTATACTCAATGAAATACTTTAGGgacaatataattaaaaagtaacagACTCtagcaacattaaaaaatactggaGTTTTTCCCTATTAGGAAAAGATAGGCTTGTggacaaatacaaatacaaaaaccTTGGTGTTCATGTTTGGGGATATATGtgtactccccaccccccacccccacccccaaacaaatACAATTTAGCAATGGCAAATTTTTTGTCcttacaataaaaaagtaaaaaaaaaaaatacatgcctCATATACATTGTCCATTTTGAACCCCCTTGCAAGCCTATGAGATAAAGCAGACGCTGTTACTAccattttagatgaggaaacaacTCTGAGCAATGATTTGCCCGACGACTCACCTAGTGAGAGAGAAACTGAAACGCAGGTCTTGGCCAGGTAACGTGTTGGAAATAGAACGAAGAACATTCTTCATCCCTGCTTTTAGACAATTTAATCCTATTTCATTGATGTGACCCTTGCTGCATATCCTCAGTTAAGGAGAGTGAGAAGATAAAGTCACATAAGGGTACATTTAAAATGGATATTGAGACTGCTAAACATTCTCTCATTACGTGCTCTGTATGGATAATAATAGTTGCATTCCAGAAATGTCCCAAATGACCATCTGTTGTTTGGAAGGCCGCTGGCCTGCATAACTTCAGTAAagtaaaaatcaaaggaaaatgtcCAGGGACTTCTCAAATTCATCCCCAAAAGAACTGCCCATATGTAAGATACTATTCAAACCTGACACCAACTTGTAAAACTTCTATCCTCCCTCCGTCCCTACAAAATGGgactattctctttttttctgatcaCAGCCTGTTTTCCAACCTCTGTACATCTGCCCTTAATGTGTCACCTATCTGAAAATGCCTCTTTCCTCATCggcactttaaaaaattgcagTCATTCTTCAAGATGCACTTCAAATACCTCTTTCAAGAAATCTTTTATTCTGCTTCTGACCCTTTGCAGCCTCCGGACGCAGTCTTTTATAGAACTTCTATactgtcttgtttttaaattctctgtgtAGCTCCCCCATGATTCCTAGAAGATTTTTACGTTCATCCAAGAGGAAAGGATCTAATATTTACTAAGCAGTTACTATGTCAGAAGGTGCCAAGAATTTCATTGATTAATACCAGCTAATAGTGATCAAGTTATTTATAGAGCTAAGTACCCTTCTAAGTGCTTTACCTGCATCAACTCATTTAATTTCCACAGCAACGTAGCAGCAGGTAccactattatctccattttgagATGGGAGAAACAGGTCCAGAGATTTGAATTAATGTAGccacaaggtcacagagctaggatGTGTGAGGGCCTTACTTCAAATCCAGATACCCTACTTCTGGAAGCCCTGGGACTTGGCTTCTTCAAACAGCTTCTATCCATTGAAGAGGCAGGTCTGACTCAATGGGTCTCTGCTTCATTCCCCGAGAGCCTGGATTCTTTACTGTCCTGCCAGCTAGGCACTGAactccctcactcccttccctAATTGTTCCAGTGCCTGtcctctcctccagcctctgtcCTTTTAGTCACTCAATCCCGCTCGTAATCATTAGACCCCCGGAAAGCCTCACTAGTCAGATTCCAACTATCCGGGGAGGAGGCTTGGAGTCCCCAGGCCCAGACCCAATGCTACTTCCTGGATGTACCCTCAAACtgagaataaaaaattaactcctGTTTCTGCTGGGAAGCACTTGTACTGCTTGCTACTCTCCCCTAGCAGATTCCTGTTACTATCAGCGATTATCAAAGCTACTAACACTAGAGTTTTTAGCCTGTTATCTAAGAACGCTATTTTAAAAGCCTGTTTCTAGGGAAGGgctcctggctagctcagtctCACATGTGACTTGACTCTTGACtgtagggttgtgagttcgagccccatgttaggtgtagagaatttttgttttttttaaattttcttaatgtttatttattttgagagagagtgcacaagagagcacgagtgagcaggggaggggtagagagagagggcgacacagaatcctaagcaggctccaggctctgagctgtcagcacagagccccccatggggcttgaacccacaaattgtgagatggtgacctgagccaaagtcagacgcttaaccgactgagccacccaggtgccccagattaccttttttaaaaaaagcatgttTCTAGGGAAAGGACCTGAAACTTTCATTAGATTCTAAAATGAATTCAGTGTCCCTCTAAGACCTTTGTAGACCttctttaaagcatttttcttttttggaagccCTACCTTTCATATCAAACACTGAAACATATTGAAATCCCATATTAAAtataagtttttatataattacaaaatatttcatttggccGACATAAAGGTGTATTTTATAGAcgtataattatttattaattttgacttttcaagtttctctttttgtattctaGAACCAATACTATATTTTAAGATCTcagatttttttgaagtttatttattgagagagagagagagagagaaatcccaagcaggcctgtgctgtcctgatgcagggctcaaacccacaaactgggagatcttgacctgagcctaaaccaagacttggatgcttaaccaactgagccacccaggcacccaaagatctcaaatatttttataggcCCTTGGTAAGCTCGTGCTTACCAGGTAGTAACATCTCCTGCTCCATAATTTCCTTCTGCCCTTGGTTGCCTaatcctctccctgcttctcaccCTTCCTTTCTCCAACAGCCTTGAGAATCTCTCCATTTGCTCAAGCTAAGGATGAGCCTATAGAGTTCTCTTTGTCTTGGATCCTCCAGCTTTTCTCCTGATCCAGGGAAATCAAGGCCTATCCCTTGAGGGCAAGTGGAATCTCTTAACCTCTCGTGGTAGAGGAGGCAGACACTGACAATGAGTACCTTTCTTCCTACCCTCCCTCCATACTGGGTAAGGCAGAAACCATGAAATTTGGGAGTGACAGGTTGGGATATGCTGAGCTATGCCACACATTTTTGGGGAATAATTTCCAAATCCAGATCTGATTGTTGTCTGGGCCAACAGTAAAGAACAGAGCCAATAAAGATCTGAGACTAGCATTTCCAAAAGCtgagagatgaaataaaaaaggacactGACTCAAGAAATAATACATCTCCTCCTcccaattttcaaaataaaatccgGAAATTATGGAAagtcaaatgcttttaaaaattgcagtGAGTAGCAGAGTTTGTATTCATAAAAGACAAGGATACCAGCAGAGACAAGGGACAGGAACAGGATCCTTAGGAAACCCCAAAATCAAGCAACCCCCATGTTTGTTCACTTCTATACTGGGTGCTCTTTCCTCTCTGAACAATCTACActtttcttggctttcttctGGCACTTATTACTGTCTACCTTGTTCTAGCATTATTTTCATGCAGGTTTGATCTCTAGACTTTCTAAACTGTTAAGTGCCACATGCCTCTGTATACCCCTTAGACATTCATCTGTTTGCTAAAGGAATAAATGGATAGAAGGCAAAATACCATTACAGTctaaaatgcaacagatttgcACCATGAAGAGGTCACTCACTGACGTAAAGGTATACTCCATTGGTCTTGTACTGGTGCCTACATCAATACAGTTATAGGAATAAAAGGTAGAAATATATCACTATGTCacacatgctttctttttctgaaatctttCTGAGATTGGGCTGGCCTACCTACTATCTAGATGTCAGGGTTTTACGTTTACAGCAACGTCACGCATACTTGCACATACCCAGAGTTTtccaaaaatgttaattatactgaTACCATGAGGGATTAAGGATAGGAGCATATCCCCATTGACAGGTGGGGTCACCTCCCCTTGAACCTGAACTGACCTGGTGGCTACTTGGACCGAGAGAGTACAGTGGGCGTGGTACTGCATCAGGGGTCGGACATAGCCTTTAAGAGGCCTAGAGATGTCCACCTTGGCTTCTTAGGGCCCTAAACTGTGCCATATAAGGAGTCTGACTACCCCGAGGTACCATGCTGGAAAAgctgtgaagaaaaaagagaagagaagaagggaagaacaGACCGCAGGGCAGAGGAGACAAGCTGTTCCCAACCTCGGCCACTGGGGTCATCCCGGTCCAGCTAAAGCTCCAGACCTTGTGAAGTGGAAAGATGAaccatctctctgtgccttatttGAATTTCGGACTCAGATTTATGAgatataatagtaataaattgTGATTTTAAGCAACTAGATTTTGGGACACTTCACTAAGCATTAACAGTTCACAATGTGTTAAGCTACTGTAACCATtactttaatttataaatgtatatacatagatttcatgaaataaagaaattaattacatGCTGCATTCTTAAGACACGTCTCATAGGTTCCTTGTTCAAA comes from the Acinonyx jubatus isolate Ajub_Pintada_27869175 chromosome C1, VMU_Ajub_asm_v1.0, whole genome shotgun sequence genome and includes:
- the EEF1B2 gene encoding elongation factor 1-beta; the encoded protein is MGFGDLKTPAGLQVLNDYLADKSYIEGYVPSQADVAVFEAVSGPPPADLYHALRWYNHIKSYEKEKASLPGVKKALGKYGPANVEDTTGSGATDSKDDDDIDLFGSDDEEESEEAKRLREERLAQYESKKAKKPALVAKSSILLDVKPWDDETDMAKLEECVRSIQADGLVWGSSKLVPVGYGIKKLQIQCVVEDDKVGTDMLEERITAFEDYVQSMDVAAFNKI